A genomic window from Silene latifolia isolate original U9 population chromosome Y, ASM4854445v1, whole genome shotgun sequence includes:
- the LOC141631347 gene encoding uncharacterized protein LOC141631347 — protein sequence MPYTPGNQFRPIVNSTPLPRSYMVPPYMPGGTPSPYGIYSVPYNQGMRVGRHVEQQLQDIRSLLRKVPGLLRPMEVATPECYADSPFVDSIALISMPKGFTTPTMTLYDGTEDPLEHINQYKQKMMVVAAIGPEKEACMCKGFGSTLSRATLQWFANLPNKSISSFAGCDSTTAVNVFRRGLHHDSDLYKDLTKHPCATFEEVKQMAKATYRLEEDEDIRDLYGTESSRRKITIEKKNEKAKPYCKNTMNKVSRETESTEAPPKLSEYEFTTGLTGVMKAIKELGQRAWWPKKPTSREKNRRDASKRCEYHNDIGHNTEDFIVLRKEVKHLYSVGCLDHLLPKGAKSGKVNTADQAQQSPPPPYSKVVSVITGGSEICGLTYSVAKRHATETKEDKPEFSLRVSRQDLLAISFDVADVPDEAEHHHDALIISLSIGNRLVKKILVDTGSSVNLIMMETLKNIGFSEKDLVAEKLNNPLEK from the exons ATGCCGTATACCCCAGGCAATCAGTTTAGGCCTATTGTGAACTCAACACCATTACCTAGAAGCTACATGGTACCTCCTTACATGCCAGGAGGAACACCAAGTCCATATGGGATCTACTCAGTACCCTACAACCAGGGTATGAGGGTTGGAAGACATGTAGAACAACAGTTGCAGGATATCAGGTCCCTACTCAGAAAGGTTCCAGGGTTACTACGTCCCATGGAGGTTGCAACCCCGGAGTGCTACGCGGATTCCCCCTTCGTGGACAGCATTGCCCTTATCAGCATGCCTAAGGGGTTCACCACACCAACAATGACGTTGTATGATGGAACAGAGGATCCGCTGGAGCACATCAACCAGTACAAACAGAAAATGATGGTGGTTGCAGCAATAGGGCCTGAGAAGGAGGCatgtatgtgcaaaggattcggttcCACCTTGTCAAGAGCCACACTCCAGTGGTTCGCTAACCTTCCTAACAAATCTATTTCCAGCTTTGCAGG GTGCGACTCTACAACGGCAGTCAACGTCTTCAGAAGGGGACTGCATCATGACTCTGATTTGTACAAGGATCTCACCAAGCATCCATGCGCCACCTTTGAGGAAGTCAAGCAAATGGCAAAGGCTACTTATCGCctagaggaggatgaggatatAAGGGACCTGTATGGAACAGAGTCGTCCAGGAGAAAAATCACAAtagagaaaaagaatgaaaaagccaaacccTACTGTAAGAACACAATGAACAAAGTTTCAAGAGAAACAGAGAGCACTGAGGCTCCACCTAAGCTTAGTGAGTATGAGTTCACCACTGGACTTACTGGGGTAATGAAGGCAATCAAGGAGCTAGGACAGAGGGCCTGGTGGCCCAAGAAGCCTACCTCCAGGGAGAAGAACAGAAGAGATGCCAGCAAAAGGTGTGAATACCACAACGATATTGGCCACAATACAGAAGATTTTATAGTACTACGAAAGGAAGTGAAGCACCTCTATAGTGTCGGATGCTTGGATCACCTGCTCCCCAAGGGGGCGAAATCTGGAAAGGTCAATACTGCTGACCAGGCCCAACAATCCCCACCTCCACCTTACTCAAAGGTCGTGAGCGTCATCACAGGGGGGTCGGAGATATGTGGTCTCACTTATTCAGTAGCAAAGCGCCATGCAACCGAGACTAAAGAAGATAAACCAGAGTTCTCCCTCAGGGTCAGCAGACAGGATCTTCTAGCAATCTCATTCGACGTGGCAGATGTACCTGATGAGGCAGAACATCACCATGACGCTTTGATCATTAGCCTTTCTATAGGGAATCGGCTTGTTAAAAAGatattggtagatacaggaagctctgtGAATCTAATAATGATGGAAACCTTGAAGAACATAGGGTTCAGCGAGAAAGACCTGGTAGCGGAGAAACTAAACAATCCCTTGGAGAAATAG